One window from the genome of Pseudomonas sp. L5B5 encodes:
- a CDS encoding LysR family transcriptional regulator yields the protein MNFSSDSIQLFLAVLERGSFSAAARALGKVPSAVSMGIANLEAELGYALFDRSHREPVPTQLALSLAPHARLIADQLRQLQVHAVELSLGLESKLSVAVVDDIDKQRLLAAIKLIAERHPLLEIEVLSAPQDDALQLLHSGRVSVAMAFAGLSVNALEYFQYVGSEQMTACISARHPLFQASDGSLYLEDLIQVRQVVVASRDLPISDTRPLVGESRWRTDSLAMALHMVEAGIGWGNFPLSVLRPLFATGRLQRLRFKNIDNGLTLPVHAVWLKNQPLQKGALALVQLLSGQDPALDDLPAPQGSSPGLFL from the coding sequence ATGAATTTTTCCAGTGACAGCATCCAGTTGTTTCTTGCCGTGCTCGAGCGTGGCTCCTTTTCCGCCGCGGCCCGGGCGCTGGGCAAGGTGCCTTCAGCAGTGAGCATGGGCATCGCCAACCTCGAGGCCGAGCTGGGTTATGCCCTGTTCGATCGCAGCCATCGCGAGCCGGTACCTACGCAACTGGCCCTGTCCCTGGCGCCCCATGCGCGATTGATCGCCGATCAGTTGCGACAGTTGCAGGTGCACGCCGTCGAGCTCTCCCTGGGGCTGGAGAGCAAATTGTCGGTGGCGGTGGTGGACGATATCGACAAGCAACGGCTGCTGGCGGCCATCAAGCTGATTGCCGAGCGTCATCCGCTGCTGGAGATAGAGGTGCTCAGTGCACCCCAGGACGACGCGCTGCAGCTGCTGCACAGTGGACGGGTGAGTGTCGCGATGGCGTTCGCCGGGTTGAGTGTCAATGCTCTGGAGTATTTCCAGTACGTGGGCAGCGAACAGATGACTGCCTGTATCTCGGCTCGGCACCCGCTGTTTCAGGCCAGCGATGGCAGCCTGTACCTGGAGGACCTGATCCAGGTCCGCCAAGTAGTGGTCGCCAGCCGCGACCTGCCCATCAGCGATACCCGACCCCTGGTGGGTGAGTCCCGCTGGCGTACCGACAGTCTGGCCATGGCCCTGCACATGGTGGAGGCAGGTATCGGCTGGGGCAATTTCCCGCTATCGGTGCTGCGCCCGCTGTTCGCAACGGGGCGTTTGCAGCGCTTGCGCTTCAAGAACATCGACAACGGCCTGACACTGCCGGTGCATGCGGTGTGGCTGAAGAACCAGCCCCTGCAGAAGGGCGCCTTGGCCCTGGTGCAATTGCTCAGCGGCCAGGACCCGGCCCTGGATGACCTGCCTGCGCCGCAGGGTTCAAGTCCGGGCCTGTTCCTGTAG
- a CDS encoding LysR family transcriptional regulator: MKTDINGDKNSQSLRRRLPPLGALRCFEAAARLESFTRAGDALHLTHGAISRAVRALEEDLGTPLFERRSQRVFLTPAGSELLHSVSQALDLIEGTASRLRACENKAPLVLSCEPTLLMRWLIPRMPQFHAAHPQVSIQLLAGGGPFSFSSGIDLAIRRNDFTWSDQTQAHWLFDERIGPVCRPQQQPDWAPREQDRPHLARHAPRLHSATRPTAWQQWLQLQQLPDAPAPQEQVFEHFYFSLQAAVAGLGLAIAPWQLVRDDLASGLLCAPFDFIDDGSAYYLLSPQPIEEDSASGQLLRWLQEQART, encoded by the coding sequence ATGAAAACTGACATCAACGGTGATAAAAACTCACAATCACTGCGCCGACGCCTACCGCCCCTGGGAGCGTTGCGCTGCTTCGAGGCCGCCGCGCGCCTGGAGAGTTTCACCCGCGCCGGAGACGCCCTGCACCTGACCCACGGCGCCATCAGCCGCGCTGTCCGCGCCCTGGAAGAAGACCTCGGCACGCCGCTGTTCGAACGCCGCAGCCAACGGGTATTTCTCACCCCCGCCGGCAGCGAACTGCTGCACAGCGTGAGCCAGGCGCTGGACCTGATCGAAGGCACTGCCAGCCGCCTGCGTGCTTGCGAGAACAAGGCGCCGCTGGTGCTGTCCTGTGAGCCGACCTTGCTGATGCGCTGGCTGATTCCGCGAATGCCGCAGTTCCACGCGGCACATCCGCAGGTGTCGATCCAGTTGCTGGCGGGCGGTGGGCCGTTTTCCTTCAGTTCCGGGATTGACCTGGCGATCCGCCGCAACGACTTCACCTGGAGCGACCAGACCCAGGCCCACTGGCTGTTCGACGAACGCATCGGCCCGGTCTGTCGCCCACAGCAGCAACCGGACTGGGCACCCCGGGAACAGGACCGACCGCACCTGGCTCGGCACGCCCCGCGCCTGCACAGCGCCACCCGGCCAACGGCCTGGCAGCAGTGGCTGCAATTGCAGCAACTGCCTGACGCCCCGGCACCACAGGAACAGGTCTTCGAGCATTTCTATTTCAGCCTGCAAGCGGCCGTGGCGGGGCTGGGACTGGCGATCGCACCCTGGCAACTGGTGCGCGACGACCTGGCCAGCGGATTGCTGTGTGCGCCCTTCGACTTCATCGATGACGGCAGCGCCTATTACCTGCTGTCGCCACAACCCATCGAGGAGGACTCGGCGTCGGGGCAGTTGCTGCGCTGGCTACAGGAACAGGCCCGGACTTGA
- a CDS encoding LysE family transporter, translated as MTELLVVITITVFAVLSPGADFALVTRNSLMLSRRHGVLTALGVGLGVMLHVGYSLLGVGVLLQQSPLGFTALKIAGAMYLIYLGFKLLRSPVPSRQDAFAGRVVMSGAAALRSGLLTNALNPKTMIFVLSLFMQVIEPGTALPVQLGYGAIIVLVHVVWFVVVALFFSAPAIAGRLLGYKRRIDQVFGAVLVGFGLLLGVLGARP; from the coding sequence GTGACTGAACTGTTAGTTGTCATCACCATTACCGTCTTTGCGGTACTCAGCCCCGGGGCCGACTTTGCCCTGGTCACCCGCAACAGCCTGATGCTTTCGCGGCGTCACGGAGTGCTCACCGCGCTTGGGGTCGGCCTGGGCGTCATGCTGCATGTTGGCTACAGCCTGTTGGGGGTGGGCGTGCTGCTGCAACAGTCGCCGCTGGGGTTCACCGCGCTGAAGATCGCCGGGGCGATGTACCTGATCTACCTCGGGTTCAAGTTGCTGCGCAGCCCGGTGCCCAGTAGGCAGGACGCCTTTGCTGGGCGGGTGGTGATGTCAGGTGCGGCGGCCTTGCGCAGTGGCCTGCTGACCAATGCGCTGAACCCCAAGACAATGATTTTTGTCCTCAGCCTGTTCATGCAGGTGATCGAGCCGGGGACCGCCTTGCCGGTGCAACTGGGCTACGGCGCGATCATCGTTCTGGTCCACGTCGTGTGGTTCGTGGTGGTGGCGCTGTTTTTCTCGGCGCCGGCCATTGCTGGCCGGCTGCTGGGCTACAAGCGCCGGATCGACCAGGTGTTCGGCGCCGTGCTGGTGGGTTTTGGCCTGTTGCTCGGTGTCCTGGGCGCCAGGCCCTGA
- a CDS encoding LacI family DNA-binding transcriptional regulator, translating into MTTQKNDKNTRTTGRPTLNEVARLAGVSPITASRALRGVSSVATELVERVQKAALELNYVVNSAARALASAQSQSVVVLVPSLSNLLFIETLEAIHQVLRPKGFEVLIGNYHYSRDEEENLLRNYMTYQPRGLLLTGFDRTESARRMIEANNIPCVYMMDLDTASGINCVGFSQLSAGETAARHLISRGRRHLAYIGAQLDQRTLLRGEGFRRALQEAGLYNPDLELLTPRPSSVGLGGEMFLHLMQSQPQVDAIFFGNDDLAQGALLEAMRCGIKVPERVAVLGFNDLPSSEYMVPRLSSISTPREAIGRRAAEQMLTLLAGNSVAEPVVDMGFELRIREST; encoded by the coding sequence ATGACCACCCAGAAGAACGATAAAAATACCCGCACCACGGGCCGCCCTACCCTCAACGAAGTCGCGCGCCTGGCCGGCGTCAGCCCCATTACCGCATCCCGAGCCCTGCGCGGCGTCAGCAGCGTGGCCACCGAACTGGTGGAGCGGGTGCAGAAGGCGGCGCTGGAGCTCAACTACGTGGTCAACTCCGCAGCCCGCGCCCTGGCTTCGGCCCAGAGCCAGTCGGTGGTGGTGCTGGTGCCGTCGCTGTCGAACCTCTTGTTCATCGAAACCCTGGAGGCCATCCACCAGGTGCTGCGACCCAAGGGCTTCGAAGTGCTGATCGGCAACTATCACTATTCCCGCGACGAAGAAGAGAACCTGCTGCGCAACTACATGACCTACCAGCCGCGCGGCCTGTTGCTGACAGGTTTCGACCGAACCGAAAGTGCTCGGCGGATGATCGAGGCGAACAACATTCCATGCGTCTACATGATGGACCTGGACACCGCCTCCGGGATCAACTGCGTAGGCTTCTCGCAGTTGAGCGCCGGGGAAACCGCCGCCCGCCACCTGATCTCCCGTGGTCGCCGGCACCTGGCCTACATCGGCGCGCAGCTGGACCAGCGGACCCTGCTGCGCGGCGAAGGCTTTCGCCGAGCCCTGCAAGAAGCCGGGCTGTACAACCCCGACCTGGAACTGCTCACCCCACGCCCCTCCTCCGTGGGCCTGGGCGGCGAGATGTTCCTGCACCTGATGCAGAGCCAGCCCCAGGTGGACGCGATCTTCTTCGGCAACGACGACCTGGCCCAGGGTGCATTGCTGGAAGCCATGCGCTGCGGCATCAAGGTCCCCGAGCGAGTGGCAGTGCTGGGTTTCAACGACCTGCCATCCTCGGAGTACATGGTGCCGCGCCTGAGCAGCATCAGTACACCGCGCGAAGCCATCGGCCGCCGCGCCGCCGAACAGATGCTGACCCTGCTGGCCGGCAACAGCGTGGCCGAGCCGGTGGTCGACATGGGTTTTGAACTGCGGATTCGGGAAAGCACCTGA
- a CDS encoding gluconokinase, translating to MSQPITALVIMGVAGCGKSSVSQALCQRSGATAIEGDTFHPAANIAKMSAGIPLDDDDRAGWLDSLCEELRRALAAGQRPVLTCSALKRKYRERLRAATPGLGFVFLELTPQVAADRVAHRPGHFMPSTLIDSQFATLESPVGEPLTLALDASVLSVQHLAELANQWWLENGLETSR from the coding sequence ATGAGTCAACCTATTACCGCCCTGGTCATCATGGGCGTTGCCGGCTGTGGCAAATCCAGCGTCAGCCAGGCCCTGTGCCAGCGCAGCGGTGCCACGGCCATTGAAGGCGATACGTTCCATCCTGCCGCGAACATCGCCAAGATGAGCGCCGGAATTCCCCTCGACGACGACGATCGTGCTGGCTGGCTCGACAGCCTGTGCGAGGAACTGCGTCGTGCCCTGGCTGCCGGCCAGCGCCCCGTGCTGACCTGTTCGGCACTCAAGCGCAAGTATCGCGAACGCCTGCGCGCCGCCACCCCGGGCCTGGGCTTTGTCTTTCTCGAACTGACGCCGCAAGTGGCCGCCGATCGCGTGGCGCACCGGCCAGGGCATTTCATGCCTTCGACCCTGATCGACAGTCAGTTCGCCACCCTCGAATCCCCGGTGGGAGAGCCGCTTACCCTGGCGCTGGATGCCAGCGTCCTGAGCGTCCAGCACCTGGCCGAACTGGCCAACCAATGGTGGCTGGAAAACGGCCTCGAAACTTCACGCTAA